A DNA window from Mytilus edulis chromosome 14, xbMytEdul2.2, whole genome shotgun sequence contains the following coding sequences:
- the LOC139504292 gene encoding uncharacterized protein, protein MEQEAARKKAEMEQEATLKKAEMEREATLKKAEMEQEATLKKAEMEREATLKKANMEHEAEQEAIRRKAQIKQEAARVSREKAELKAKLNLLEARREAAAAEAEARILEYDDSQAFSDLPNEKEDPLQRVQDFVNKLPVSTALKEVTGPQKKKQIPVHIELSHEAPAFVPSVALNLLSQTSAVLPSDTKSPEVTSIPDLGLVTGIQKLGLSDKIPAEHQTQGVKEAIPVLRTKQDVIEEIPVSHQKQGEKWITRASRYKSNHGAAFPPFTELSAFISEISRIKNDPGFIFGSKVTPNTKGAAPRFTSYPKTKVGTHKTAVEQQSGDASKQGLCILHNTKHSLNECRAFRAKSIEERKGLLKENNVCYKCCDSTKHRSRECNVRISCKECGSKQHTTALHITRPQQPVSSQSSSPKQAYGGEPTESAETKSTSVNSICTEICKDTYSGKSCAKILPVNVYHKDNQYKVIRMYAIIDDQSNRSLASPEFFNLFDVKDKPENYTLSTCSGKVVTSGKRGRGFVMESINGNDKFDLPVLIECDHVPNNRDEIPTPEVTMHHPHLRELRASIPPIEENCQILLLIGRDLIEAHHVLDQRIGPPRTPYAQQLKLGWVVIGETCINKQHVPLELNVKITNILPTGQPSTFQPCTSKFDIRENYTDPVKKDLQSPLFEKTKDDDKPGMSYEDKMFMKQMDNEFVRDSEGSWVAPLPFRVPRQPLPSNKPQALHRANMLDASLNRNPVKREHFLTFMSKILDNNHAELAPPLGEHEECWYLPLFGVYHPKKPDQIRGVFDSSAKCNGVSLNSVLLTGPDLTNDLLGVLLRFRKEMVAVTADVQHMFHCFVVRKDHRNYLRFLWHKNNDLQENLVEFRMRVHVFGNSPSPAVATLGLRKAAQASEQEFGSHVTSFVTRDFYVDDGLTSCPTKEEAVKLMKDTQQALAKYGNLRLHKFASNCAEVMSAFHASDLASNLKDLDLECDSKPLQRSLGLSWDVNTDNFLFQLSSENKPITRRGILSTINSLYDPLGFLAPVIIKGKLLLRKIVSETVDWDQPLSDDTAAEWKSWRDTLNAIETLRIPRTYVPYLSKTATKELHVFSDASEKAIAAVAFLRTTDSSGEPNIGFILGKAKVAPTSGHTIPRLELSAAVLAVEITQTIVDNLD, encoded by the exons atggaacaggaagcagcGCGCAAAAAGgctgaaatggaacaggaagccaCACTTAAAAAGGCTGAAATGGAACGGGAAGCCACACTTAAAAAGgctgaaatggaacaggaagccaCACTTAAAAAGGCCGAAATGGAACGGGAAGCCACACTTAAAAAGGCAAATATGGAACATGAGGCAGAACAAGAGGCCATACGCAGAAAAGCGCAAATCAAACAAGAGGCTGCACGTGTTAGCCGAGAAAAAGCCGAGCTGAAGGCCAAGTTAAACCTTCTAGAAGCACGCAGAGAGgctgcagccgcagaagccgaAGCTCGTATCCTGGAATACGACGACAGCCAAGCGTTTAGCGATCTCCCTAACGAAAAGGAAGACCCGctccagcgtgtgcaagatttcgtaaataaacttcctgtatcaactgctttaaaggaagtaacaggacctcaaaagaaaaaacaaattcctgttcATATCGAGCTGAGTCAcgaagcaccagcgttcgtgccatccGTGGCACTGAACTTACTGTCACAGACATCTGCTGTCTTGCCTTCCGATACTAAGTCACCGGAAGTTACCTCtatcccagatctgggattagtAACCGGCATACAAAAACTAGGCCTTTCAGATAAGATTCCGGCTGAACACCAAACACAGGGTGTTAAAGAAGCGATCCCTGTCTTACGCACAAAACAAGACgttatagaagagatccctgtttcaCACCAAAAACAAGGC GAAAAGTGGATTACAAGGGCGTCTAGATACAAATCTAACCACGGCGCTGCCTTTCCTccttttacagagttatctgcaTTCATCAGTGAAATCAGTAGAATTAAAAACGATCCTGGATTCATCTTTGGTTCAAAGGTCACACCAAATACAAAAGGTGCTGCGCCAAGGTTCACGTCTTACCCCAAGACTAAAGTTGGTACTCATAAAACAGCGGTTGAGCAGCAATCCGGAGACGCCAGCAAACAAGGTCTTTGTATTCTGCACAATACAAAGCATTCCTTAAATGAATGTCGAGCGTTCCGAGCCAAATCAATAGAGGAACGCAAAGgtcttttgaaagaaaacaatgtcTGTTACAAGTGTTGTGATTCTACCAAACACAGAAGCCGGGAGTGCAATGTACGCATAAGTTGTAAAGAATGTGGAAGTAAACAACACACTACCGCACTACACATCACTAGACCACAGCAACCTGTAAGTTCTCAGTCTAGCTCACCTAAGCAAGCTTACGGCGGGGAGCCTACAGAATCGGCTGAAACTAAGTCAACCTCAGTTAACTCTATCTGTACTGAGATCTGCAAAGATACATATAGCGGGAAATCGTGTGCTAAAATACTTCCTGTGAATGTTTATCACAAAGATAACCAGTACAAAGTTATTCGAATGTACGCCATCATTGATGACCAAAGCAACCGGTCACTAGCATCGCCCGAATTCTTTAATCTTTTCGACGTCAAAGATAAACCGGAGAACTATACTCTATCAACATGCTCCGGCAAAGTAGTCACTTCCGGGAAAAGAGGAAGAGGTTTCGTCATGGAATCAATCAATGGTAATGACAAGTTTGATCTTCCTGTACTGATTGAATGTGATCATGTTCCCAATAATAGGGACGAAATACCTACTCCTGAAGTTACAATGCATCACCCTCATTTAAGAGAACTTAGGGCTAGCATTCCACCAATAGAGGAAAATTGCCAAATTCTTCTCTTAATTGGCAGagaccttatagaggcacaccaTGTCCTTGACCAGCGCATAGGACCACCCAGAACTCCATATGCACAACAATTGAAACTGGGTTGGGTAGTGATAGGAGAAACTTGCATTAACAAGCAGCATGTGCCTCTTgagttaaatgtcaaaataactaACATTTTACCTACAGGACAACCTTCAACGTTTCAACCATGTACAAGCAAATTTGACATTCGGGAAAACTACACAGACCCCGTTAAGAAAGATTTACAATCACCACTCTTTGAAAAAACAAAGGACGATGATAAGCCTGGAATGTCATATGAAGACAAAATGTTCATGAAACAGATGGACAACGAATTTGTCAGAGACTCGGAAGGAAGTTGGGTAGCACCGTTACCGTTCCGAGTGCCAAGACAGCCATTGCCAAGCAACAAACCACAGGCTCTTCATCGTGCTAACATGTTAGACGccagtctgaatagaaacccagTAAAGCGGGAACATTTTCTTACATTTATGAGTAAAATCTTAGATAATAATCATGCAGAGCTCGCACCACCGTTGGGCGAACATGAAGAGTGCTGGTATTTACCATTGTTTGGTGTTTATCACCCGAAGAAACCCGATCAGATTAGGGGTGTGTTTGATTCTTCCGCCAAATGTAATGGAGTTTCACTCAACAGCGTCCTGCTAACAGGTCCAGACTTGACCAATGATCTCTTGGGAGTACTGCTGCGTTTCCGCAAAGAAATGGTCGCAGTAACTGCAGACGTTCAACACATGTTTCACTGCTTTGTAGTGAGAAAAGACCACCGAAATTATCTGAGATTTTTATGGCATAAAAACAACGACCTACAAGAGAACCTTGTCGAATTCCGCATGAGAGTTCATGTGTTTGGAAATAGTCCGTCACCTGCCGTTGCTACGCTTGGACTCAGAAAAGCAGCTCAGGCATCAGAACAAGAGTTCGGCAGTCACGTGACTAGCTTTGTTACTAGAGACTTCTACGTTGACGACGGTCTTACGTCATGTCCTACCAAAGAGGAAGCTGTTAAGCTCATGAAGGACACACAGCAAGCATTAGCAAAATATGGAAACTTACGCCTTCACAAGTTTGCCTCTAATTGTGCGGAAGTTATGTCTGCATTTCATGCCAGTGATTTGGCTTCAAATCTGAAAGATCTAGACTTAGAATGCGACAGCAAACCCTTACAACGTAGCCTTGGACTCAGTTGGGATGTAAACACTGACAATTTCTTATTTCAATTATCATCTGAAAACAAACCAATAACTCGGAGAGGAATTTTATCGACGATAAACAGTCTCTACGATCCTCTTGGATTTTTGGCTCCTGTGATTATAAAAGGGAAACTACTATTAAGGAAAATAGTATCAGAAACCGTCGACTGGGACCAACCTCTCTCTGATGACACAGCAGCTGAGTGGAAATCTTGGAGAGATACTTTAAATGCTATCGAAACATTGCGCATTCCACGTACTTACGTGCCGTATCTCAGCAAAACAGCCACAAAGGAGTTGCATGTCTTCTCTGATGCATCAGAAAAAGCCATAGCAGCTGTTGCATTTCTACGCACGACCGACAGTAGTGGTGAACCTAACATAGGGTTCATTCTTGGGAAAGCTAAAGTTGCACCAACGAGTGGTCACACTATTCCACGACTTGAATTATCTGCTGCTGTATTAGCAGTTGAGATTACACAAACCATTGTGGATAATTTAGATTAA
- the LOC139504293 gene encoding uncharacterized protein, which produces MRQEEQKNSEDIYQLIDPEEDGEIRATVNVAKTFATLEHKGIGTERFNRFSNWTSLVRAIAFLERFSRLHGSKQAAPVTSLEGFSNAENFILISAQYEVYGDEINCIKRREQIHKRSPIANPNPFVDERGLLRVGGRIAKSDLNLREKKPLIVPGRHHIATLLVRHYHDTIKHQGRHFTDGAIRSEGFWIVGAKRLISSIIHKCVTCRKLRGKTECQIMSDLPEDRLEPSPPFTNVGIDTFGPWTIVSRKTRGGYANSKRWAILFTCLVTRAVHIELIEEMSSSAFINAVRRFAAIRGQVKIFRSDRGTNFIGAIDDLKIDSINVEDGPFKNFLYNSGTTWIFNSPHSSHMGGAWERMIGITRRILDSMLLNAAGRSLTHDVLNTLMAEVSAIVNSRPLVPVSTDPENPLILTPAMLLTQKTDYIFTSDHLGEFDKRDLCLAEWRRVQALASVFWSRWRKEYLPLLQQRRKWTEDRRDLIEGDVILLKDKNLCRTQWPVGIIVNSFKSSDEHVRKAEVRVIVNGKATTYTRPIVDMILLIENDCV; this is translated from the exons ATGAGACAAGAAG AACAGAAGAATTCTGAGGACATATATCAGCTAATAGATCCAGAGGAAGATGGAGAAATTCGTGCAACTGTTAATGTTGCAAAAACATTTGCCACACTTGAACATAAAGGTATCGGAACTGAAAGATTCAACAGATTCTCAAACTGGACATCACTTGTGCGAGCGATAGCCTTTTTAGAACGTTTCTCCCGTTTACACGGGTCAAAACAGGCAGCACCAGTGACCTCTCTGGAAGGCTTTTCGAATGCCGAAAATTTCATCTTAATATCTGCTCAATATGAAGTTTACGGCGATGAAATAAATTGCATTAAACGTCGGGAACAAATTCATAAGCGGAGCCCGATAGCTAATCCCAATCCGTTTGTGGACGAACGAGGACTATTACGAGTAGGAGGCCGTATTGCCAAATCTGACTTAAACCTCCGTGAAAAGAAACCATTGATCGTCCCTGGACGCCATCATATAGCGACATTATTAGTTCGACACTACCACGACACGATAAAACATCAAGGTCGCCATTTTACAGATGGAGCGATTCGTTCCGAAGGATTCTGGATCGTCGGAGCTAAACGCTTGATCTCTTCTATCATTCACAAATGTGTGACATGCCGCAAACTAAGAGGAAAAACTGAGTGTCAAATCATGTCTGATTTGCCAGAGGACCGTCTTGAGCCGTCACCTCCGTTTACCAACGTTGGAATAGACACATTTGGACCCTGGACAATTGTTTCACGTAAAACACGCGGTGGATACGCAAACTCAAAACGTTGGGCAATTCTTTTCACATGCTTAGTGACTAGAGCTGTTCACATCGAACTAATCGAGGAAATGAGCTCTTCAGCCTTCATAAACGCCGTCAGAAGATTCGCCGCTATAAGAGGTCAAGTTAAAATTTTCCGATCCGACCGTGGAACAAACTTTATTGGCGCAATCGACGATTTAAAGATTGACTCAATCAACGTTGAAGATGGACCCTTCAAGAACTTTCTGTACAATTCTGGTACAACTTGGATCTTCAATTCGCCGCATTCGTCCCACATGGGTGGAGCCTGGGAGAGAATGATTGGTATCACCAGGAGAATTCTTGATTCTATGCTTCTAAATGCAGCCGGAAGAAGCCTTACACATGACGTGCTCAACACACTAATGGCAGAAGTTTCAGCAATAGTGAACTCTAGACCTCTGGTACCGGTTTCAACAGATCCAGAGAATCCGTTAATATTAACTCCAGCTATGTTATTGACACAGAAAACCGACTACATATTCACCTCAGATCATCTTGGAGAATTCGATAAACGAGATCTATGTCTTGCCGAATGGAGACGAGTACAGGCTCTTGCCAGTGTTTTCTGGTCCCGTTGGAGGAAAGAGTACCTGCCGTTACTACAACAAAGACGAAAATGGACCGAAGATCGCCGTGATCTCATCGAAGGAGACGTCATTCTTCTAAAGGACAAAAACCTTTGCCGTACCCAATGGCCCGTTGGAATTATAGTGAACTCATTTAAAAGTTCAGACGAACATGTCCGAAAAGCAGAAGTGCGAGTAATCGTTAATGGAAAAGCCACAACCTACACACGCCCTATCGTGGACATGATTCTTCTCATCGAGAATGACTGTGTATAA